One Amorphoplanes digitatis genomic window carries:
- a CDS encoding DUF6232 family protein, which produces MRTYYRGPDAAVTEELFIWQSGPVRTFVLVDLRDVGRVEQEASRLGRVIAALLLAVAGGVWVQLALPGRWYAGVGALIAALAILVWPPRTRRWMLRAAYRGDEVTLYSSVDPRVFNQVTRALRRAMEDARLGR; this is translated from the coding sequence GTGCGCACCTATTACCGCGGCCCCGACGCGGCCGTCACCGAGGAGCTGTTCATCTGGCAGTCCGGTCCGGTGCGCACCTTCGTGCTCGTGGACCTGCGCGACGTCGGCCGGGTCGAGCAGGAGGCGAGCCGCCTCGGCCGGGTCATCGCCGCCCTGCTGCTGGCCGTCGCCGGCGGGGTCTGGGTGCAGCTCGCGCTGCCGGGCCGCTGGTACGCCGGCGTCGGCGCGCTGATCGCCGCGCTGGCGATCCTCGTCTGGCCGCCGCGCACCCGCCGCTGGATGCTGAGGGCGGCGTACCGCGGCGACGAAGTCACCCTCTACAGCTCGGTGGATCCCCGGGTCTTCAACCAGGTGACCCGGGCGCTGCGCCGGGCCATGGAGGACGCCCGCCTGGGGCGCTGA
- a CDS encoding ABC transporter ATP-binding protein, whose protein sequence is MNGVAVHLDGLRRSFGAVHALDGFSLKIEPGELVALLGPSGCGKTTALRILAGLEDADGGRILVGGRDIGGLPANRRDMGMVFQAYSLFPHLTALENVQFGLKLRRRASGDRAARMLDLVGISAHAARYPHQLSGGQQQRVALARALAIEPQVLLLDEPLSALDAKVRVQLRDEIRRIQTEVGTTTLFVTHDQEEALAIADRVGVMRAGRLEQLAGPAEVYLRPANAFVADFVGLSNRLPGRLDGDAVSVLGTRLPLVRPASGGPEVTALVRPESVDVVPDADGTGRVVSTTFLGPTSRVTVAVGETLVVAQVTGERLAGLTVHTPVRVDLRPVPVALET, encoded by the coding sequence ATGAACGGCGTCGCGGTACACCTCGATGGCCTGCGCCGCAGTTTCGGCGCCGTGCACGCCCTCGACGGGTTCTCGCTGAAGATCGAGCCCGGCGAGCTCGTCGCCCTGCTCGGCCCGTCCGGCTGCGGCAAGACCACCGCGCTGCGCATCCTGGCCGGGCTCGAGGACGCCGACGGCGGCCGGATCCTGGTCGGCGGCCGCGACATCGGCGGCCTGCCGGCCAACCGCCGCGACATGGGCATGGTGTTCCAGGCGTACAGCCTCTTTCCGCACCTGACCGCGCTGGAGAACGTCCAGTTCGGCCTCAAGCTGCGCCGCCGCGCGTCCGGCGACCGGGCCGCGCGGATGCTCGACCTGGTCGGCATCTCCGCGCACGCGGCCCGCTACCCGCATCAGCTCTCCGGCGGGCAGCAGCAGCGGGTCGCGCTGGCCCGGGCACTCGCCATCGAGCCGCAGGTGCTGCTGCTCGACGAGCCGCTGTCCGCCCTGGACGCCAAGGTCCGGGTGCAGCTGCGCGACGAGATCCGGCGGATTCAGACCGAGGTCGGCACCACCACCCTGTTCGTCACCCACGACCAGGAGGAGGCCCTCGCGATCGCGGACCGGGTCGGCGTGATGCGCGCGGGCCGCCTCGAACAGCTGGCCGGGCCGGCCGAGGTGTACCTGCGCCCGGCGAACGCGTTCGTGGCGGACTTCGTGGGCCTCAGTAACCGGCTGCCGGGCCGCCTCGACGGCGACGCGGTCTCGGTGCTGGGCACGCGCCTGCCGCTGGTCCGGCCCGCGTCGGGCGGGCCGGAGGTCACCGCCCTGGTACGCCCGGAATCGGTCGACGTCGTGCCGGACGCCGACGGCACCGGGCGCGTGGTGTCCACGACGTTCCTCGGCCCGACCAGCCGGGTCACCGTCGCCGTGGGGGAGACCCTCGTGGTCGCCCAGGTGACCGGCGAGCGGCTCGCGGGACTGACCGTCCACACGCCGGTCCGGGTCGACCTGCGGCCGGTGCCCGTAGCGCTCGAGACCTGA
- a CDS encoding ABC transporter permease, whose protein sequence is MAGLRARRARRQRVFRWAVLSVAGVFFLLPLVAMLEFSTRDGGTWSLLADWPRLAATYPDLAEGILASLGLAALTTLLMLVLLVPTAIWVRLRLPGMRPLVEFLCLLPLTIPAIVLVVGLAPVYAWVNYLIGGSSLTLTFAYTILVLPYAYRAIDAGLSAIDVRTLAEAARGLGAGWTTVMVRVVLPNIRSAVLSAAFLTVALVLGEFTIASLLNRTNLQVAINLLAKSSATMSVAVSLAALILAFVLLLLLSLFGESRRARR, encoded by the coding sequence ATGGCTGGGCTGAGGGCGCGCCGGGCACGCCGGCAACGCGTGTTCCGCTGGGCCGTGCTGAGCGTGGCGGGCGTCTTCTTCCTGCTGCCGCTCGTCGCGATGCTGGAGTTCAGCACCCGCGACGGCGGGACGTGGTCGCTGCTGGCCGACTGGCCGCGCCTGGCCGCGACCTATCCGGACCTGGCCGAGGGCATCCTCGCGTCGCTGGGCCTGGCGGCGCTCACCACGCTGCTGATGCTGGTGCTGCTGGTGCCGACCGCGATCTGGGTCCGGCTGCGCCTGCCCGGCATGCGGCCGCTCGTCGAGTTCCTCTGCCTGCTGCCGCTGACCATCCCGGCGATCGTGCTGGTGGTCGGGCTCGCCCCGGTGTACGCCTGGGTCAACTACCTGATCGGCGGCTCGTCGCTGACGCTGACCTTCGCGTACACGATATTGGTTCTGCCCTATGCCTATCGGGCGATCGACGCCGGGCTGTCCGCGATCGACGTCCGCACGCTCGCCGAGGCCGCCCGCGGCCTCGGCGCGGGCTGGACGACCGTGATGGTGCGGGTGGTGCTGCCGAACATCCGCTCGGCGGTGCTCTCCGCGGCGTTCCTGACCGTGGCGCTGGTGCTCGGCGAGTTCACCATCGCGTCGCTGCTGAACCGCACCAACCTGCAGGTCGCGATCAATCTGCTCGCCAAGAGCAGCGCCACGATGAGCGTCGCGGTGTCGCTCGCCGCGCTAATTCTCGCGTTCGTCCTGCTCCTGCTCCTGTCCCTGTTCGGCGAAAGTAGAAGGGCACGGCGATGA